The Pleurodeles waltl isolate 20211129_DDA unplaced genomic scaffold, aPleWal1.hap1.20221129 scaffold_239, whole genome shotgun sequence genome includes the window ctcgactattaagcccccacAGGGTGGGGGCTTACAGGCCTCTAGGGAACAAAAGATTGAGTTAGCCCGGCTGGCTGGCTGTCCGGCCATCTGGTCGCACATCACGCTGAGCCATCTGGTTGCACAAGTGGCCGACCAGATGGCCGGACTGCCGGCCGGCCGGGATAACTCGACTTTTTGTTCCCTACATGGGTCTGTCTGTAAGCCCCACCCTgtgggggcttaatagtcgagAATATGTGTACATGTTTACATCTTCAGCTCCAAGGGGcagagtcactccttctacccagggctacggagctccaattcgggtaagattcctggttttccccctggatggatgtgaacaaaagaacactttatgtgattcaaagaggtacacaggcaccctcacagtgtcagtactgggcctgcaatgtccctgtgcccatttgtaacctccagggagctgttttacacattatgagtgtttcagctccaagggggcaaagtcactccttctacccagggctacggtgctccaagtagagtaagattccaggtttcccccctggatggaagtggaaaaaaaagaacactttaagtgattcaaagaggtacaaaagcaccttcacagtgtcagaaacgggcctacagtgtccctggcccatttgtaacctccaggcagctgttttacacattatgagtgtttcagctccaagggggcaaagtcactccttctacccagggatacggagctccaattcgggtaagattccaggttttccccctggatggatgtgaacaaaagaacactttatgtgattcaaagaggtacacaagcaccctcacagtgtcagtactgggcctgcaatgtccctgggcccatttgtatcctccaggcagctgttttacacattatgagtgtttcagctccaagggggcaaagtcactccttctacccagggctacggagctccaattcgggtaagattccaggttttccccctggatggatttgaacaaaagaacactttacgtgattcaaggaggtacacatgcaccctcacagtgtcagtactgggcctgcaatgtccctgggcccatttgtaacctccaggcagctgttttacacattatgagtgtttcagctccaagggggcaaagtcactccttctacccagggctacggagctccaagtagggtaagattccaggttttacccctggatggatgtgaacaaaagaacactttacgtggtccaaaaaggtacacaaacaccttcacagtgtcagaaccgggcctacagtgtccctggcccatttataacctccaggcacttgttttagtcatgtattccacattatgagtgtttcagctccaagggggcaaagtcactccttctacccagggatacggagctccaattcgtgtaagattccaggttttccccctggaaggatgtgaacaaaagaacactttacgtgattcaaaaaggtacaaaagcaccttcatagtgtcagtactgggcctacaatgtccctgggcccatttgtaacttcaggcagctgttttacacattatgagtgtttcagctccaagggggcaaagtcactccttctacccagggctacggagctccaagtcgggtaagattccaggttttccccctggatggatgtgaacaaaagaacactttacgtggtccaaaaggtacacaagcaccttcacagtgccagaaccaggcctattgtgtctctggcccatttataacctccagacagctgttttacacattatgagtgtttcagctccaagggggcaaagtcactccttctacccagggctacggagctccaattcgggtaagattccaggttttccccctggatggatgtgaacaaaagaacactttatgtgattcaaagaggtacacaagcaccctcacagtgtcagtactgggcctgcaatgtccctgggcccatttgtaactttaggcagctgttttacacattatgagtgtttcagctccaagggggcaaagtcactccttctacccagggctacggagctccaagtcgggtaagattccaggttttccccctggatggatgtgaacaaaagaacactttacgtggtccaaaaaggtacacaagcaccttcacagtggCAGAACCAGGCCTATtgtgtctctggcccatttataacctccagacagctgttttacacattatgagtgtttcagctccaagggggcaaagtcactccttctacccagggctacggagctccaattcgggtaagattccaggttttccccctggatggatgtgaacaaaagaacactttatgtgattcaaagaggtacacaagcaccctcacagtgtcagtactgggcctgcaatgtccctgggcccatttgtaacctccaggcagctgttttacacattatgagtttttcagctccaagggggcaaagtcactccttctacccagggctacggtgctccaagtagagtaagattccaggtttcccccctggatggaagtggaaaaaaaagaacactttaagtgaTTCAAAGAGGTTCAAAaacaccttcacagtgtcagaaacgggcctacaatgtccctggcccatttgtaacctccaggaagctgttttacacattatgagtgtttcagctccaagggggcaaagtcactccttctacccagggctacggagctccaattcgggtaagattccaggttttccccctggatggatgtgaacaaaagaacactttatgtgattcaaagaggtacacaagcaccctcacagtgtcagaactgggcctacaatgtccctggcccatttaaaacctccaggcagctgttttagtcATGTTTtcgacattatgagtgtttcagttccaaggtggcaaagtcactccttctacccagggctacggagctccaagtagggtgagattccaggttttccccctggatggaagtggtaaaaaaagaacactttacgtgattcaaagaggtacacatgcaccctcacagtgtcagtactgggactgcaatgtccctgggcccatttgtaacctccaggcagctgttttacacattatgagtgtttcagctccaagggggcaaagtcactccttctacccagggctacggagctccaagtcgggtaagattccaggttttccccctggatggatgtgaacaaaagaacactttatgtgattcaaagaggtacacaggcaccctcacagtgtcagtactggtccttcaatgtccctgggcccatttgtaacttcaggcagctgttttacacattatgagtgtttcagctccaagggggcaatgtcactccttctacccaggcctacggagctccaagtcgggtaagattccaggttttccccctggaaggatgtgaacaaaagaacactttacgtggtccaaaaaggtacacaagtaccttcacagtgccagaaccaggcctacggtgtctctggcccatttataacctccagacagctgttttacacattatgagtgtttcagctccaagggggcaaattcactccttatacccagggctacggagctccaattcgggtaagattccaggttttccccctggatggatgtgaacaaaagaacactttatgtgattcaaagaggtacacaagcaccctcacagtgtcagtactgggcctgcaatgtccctgggcccatttgtaacttcaggcagctgttttacacattatgagtgtttcagctccaagggcgcaaagtcactccttctaaccagggctacggagctccaagtcgggtaagattccaggttttccccctggatggatgtgaacaaaagaacactttacgtggtccaaaaaggtacacaagcaccttcacagtgccagaaccaggcctacggtgtctctggcccatttataacctccagacagctgttttacacattatgagtgtttcagctccaagggggcaaagtcactccttctacccagggctacggagctccaagtcgggtaagattccaggttttccccctggatggatgtgaacaaaagaacactttatgtgattcaaagaggtacacaagcaccctcacagtgtcagtactgggcctgcaatgtccctgggcccatttgtgacctccaggcagctgttttacacattatgagtgtttcagctccaagggggcaaagtcactccttctacccagggctacggagctccaagtagggtaagattccaggttttccccctggatggaagtgaaaaaaaaaaagaacactttacgtggttcaaaacggtacacaagcactctcacagtgtcagtactgggcctgcaatgtccctgggcccatttgtaacctccaggcagctgttttacacattatgagtgtttcagctccaagggggcaaagtcactccttctacccagggctaaggagctccaattcgggtaagattccaggttttccccctggatggatgtgaacaaaagaacactttacgtgattcaaaaaggtacaaaagcaccttcacagtgtcagtactgggcctacaatgtccctgggcccatttgtaacctccaggcagctgttttacacattatgagtgtttcagctccaagggggcaaagtcactccttctacccagggctacggggctccaagtaggggaagattccaggtttcccccctggatggaagtggaaaaaaaagaacactttacgtggttcaaagcggtacacaagcaccctcacagtgtcagtactgggcctgcaatgtccctgggcccatttgttacctccaggcagctgttttacacattatgagtgtttcagctccaagggggccaagtcactccttctacccagggctacggagctccaagtcgggtaagattccaggtttgcCCCCCCCCTTGTATGCAGGTGAACAAAAGAATACTTTACATGGTTCAATAAGGTGGGCAAACACCTTCACAGTATCAGATGTGTGCATTCAGTGAGTTTGGCCCGTTTCtatcctcctgggtcctgttataGTGACGTTGGTGGCATGATGAGGCTTCCTTCATTGTGCCACCGTGTAGATATGATCTTTAGGCTGCGTCTGTCTCCTGTAGCTAAGCACTTGGCAGGGAATGTACTTTGCCAGTGTTTGAGCCTATCGGAACCAATTCAATTCGTTAAAGATGTGAGTCTTGAACCAAGATTGTGAACAACTGATTGATTAAAATCCAACCCAGATCCCATGTTGTGCACCATAAAGTTTATGAAAACGCAGACATGATGAGAACTTCAGGCCCAGACGCCAGTGTTCACTCACATTGTTGTGCCCTCTCGCTGGGCACACGAAGGCTTGTGTTATTTCTGCACTTTATAAAACGTTGCTTCACGGGTGCCAAGAAGCCCATTATGGTGCCCCACGAGTCATTCGGTACAGAAGCACGCTCCGATTGATATGCTATCTTTTCTGACTACAAACCTTAAGACTGTGTATGTGAAAATGGGCTTGGGGACAAAGTTTTCTGACACAAACGCATCAGCCATCGGAAGAGTGTCGAGTCTACCAGCTGACTGAAAGCCGGTGGCAACGCGTTGAAACGAAAGGAGTGCACGCATAGGAAAGGGATGAAGTTGGGCTTCTTTTAATGTATAAATGAAAGCCCAGTTTAAACTTTTACTGTTTTAAAACATAGATAATCTGATGAGAGGAAACACAAAAGCCAGCTCGGAGCAGAGAGCCGAGTGTGCCGCGAACAGCCTCCTCTTCTGGGGACCAATCAGAAGGTGGCTCCTCCCTATATATGCACGGAGCTCCGGCGGGAGGAACATTTCTGATCTGTGCTAGTGCCTAGACTCGCTGTACCATGGCTGAAACCGCTCCAGCTGCCGCGGCCCCTCCCGCTGAAGTAGCCCCCAAGAAGAAGCCGAAGAAGGCAGCGGGGACTTCTAAGGCCAAGAAGCCTTCGGGACCCAGCGTCTCCGAGCTCATCCTGAAGGCGGTCACCGCCTCTGCCGAGAGGAAGGGAGTCTCCCTGGCGGCCCTGAAGAAGGTTCTGAGCGCCGACGGCTACGATGTGGACAAGAACAAGAGCCGCGTTAAGGCCGCCCTCAAGAGCCTGGTCAGCAAGGGCGCCCTGGCCCAGCTGAAGGGCACCGGCGCCTCCGGCTCCTTCAAGGTGAACAAGAAGCAGCTGGAGGGCAAGAAGGCGGCCAAGAAGGCTGCGGCCAAGACCAAGAAACCAGCAGCCAAGAAAGCTGCCCCTGCCGCCAAGAAGCCCAAAAAGGCCCCCGCGGGGGTGAAGAAGAGCCCGAAGAAGGTCAAGAAGCCGGCGGCAGCAAAGAGCCCCAAGAAGCCCAAAGCTGCCCCAGCCAAGAAGGCTGCCAAGAGTCCAGCGAAAGCAAAGGCGGTCAAGCCCAAAGTAGCCAAGAAAAGTCCAGCCATGGTAGTGAAACCCAAGGCGGCCAAACCCAAAGCAGCCAAGCCCAAAAAGGCAGCGCCCAAGAAGAAGTAAGGGCTTCCTGCCAGACACTGCAAACACAAGGGCTcttttaagagccatctacccagtCTAGAAGAGAGCCTGTTCACCCCCCAGCTCTGCACAGCCCGTGCCCCGCTCC containing:
- the LOC138275461 gene encoding histone H1-like, with product MAETAPAAAAPPAEVAPKKKPKKAAGTSKAKKPSGPSVSELILKAVTASAERKGVSLAALKKVLSADGYDVDKNKSRVKAALKSLVSKGALAQLKGTGASGSFKVNKKQLEGKKAAKKAAAKTKKPAAKKAAPAAKKPKKAPAGVKKSPKKVKKPAAAKSPKKPKAAPAKKAAKSPAKAKAVKPKVAKKSPAMVVKPKAAKPKAAKPKKAAPKKK